A region from the Corylus avellana chromosome ca7, CavTom2PMs-1.0 genome encodes:
- the LOC132188265 gene encoding threonine synthase, chloroplastic-like, which produces MASSSLFQSPPLFSLQPKTHTPLKPHFFAIKASAQSTPSASQPTPPQPIVSKPRRPADENIRDEARRNNPTHSHRFSAKYVPFNADPSSSTESYSLDEIVYRSQSGGLLDVQHDMDALKNYDGKYWRDLFDSRVGKTTWPYGSGVWSKKEWVLPEIDSDDIVSAFEGNSNLFWAERFGKQFLGMSELWVKHCGISHTGSFKDLGMTVLVSQVNRLRKMNRPVVGVGCASTGDTSAALSAYCASAGIPSIVFLPANRISIAQLVQPIANGAFVLSLDTDFDGCMHLIREVTSELPIYLANSLNSLRLEGQKTAAIEILQQFDWEVPDWVIVPGGNLGNIYAFYKGFHMCKELGLVDRIPRLVCAQAANANPLYLHYKSGWKEFKSIKANTTFASAIQIGDPVSIDRAVYALKNSNGIVEEATEEELMDAMAQADSTGMFICPHTGVALTALIKLRKSGVIGPTDRTVVVSTAHGLKFTQSKIDYHSKDIKDIACRFANPPVHVKADFGSVMDVLKKYLLSKAPKY; this is translated from the coding sequence ATGGCTTCCTCCTCTCTCTTCCAATCGCCCCCTCTCTTCTCCCTCCAGCCCAAAACCCACACGCCTCTAAAACCCCATTTCTTTGCAATCAAAGCCTCCGCTCAATCAACCCCATCTGCCTCTCAACCAACCCCACCGCAGCCCATAGTCTCGAAGCCCCGCCGCCCCGCCGACGAGAACATCCGCGACGAGGCCCGGCGCAACAACCCTACCCACTCCCACCGCTTCTCTGCCAAGTATGTCCCCTTCAACGCAGACCCTTCCTCCTCCACCGAGTCCTACTCCCTCGATGAGATCGTCTACCGCTCTCAATCCGGCGGCCTCCTCGACGTCCAGCACGACATGGACGCGTTAAAAAACTACGACGGCAAGTACTGGCGCGATCTCTTTGACTCCCGCGTGGGCAAGACCACGTGGCCCTACGGATCCGGCGTCTGGTCCAAGAAGGAGTGGGTTCTCCCGGAGATCGACAGCGACGACATCGTCAGCGCCTTCGAGGGCAACTCCAACCTCTTCTGGGCCGAGCGTTTCGGCAAACAGTTCCTGGGCATGAGCGAGCTCTGGGTCAAGCACTGCGGGATCAGCCACACCGGGAGCTTCAAGGATCTGGGCATGACCGTCTTGGTCAGCCAGGTCAATCGCCTCCGCAAAATGAACCGCCCCGTCGTGGGCGTTGGCTGCGCCTCCACCGGAGACACCTCCGCCGCTCTCTCTGCCTACTGCGCTTCCGCCGGAATCCCATCCATCGTCTTCTTGCCTGCAAATCGAATCTCGATTGCCCAGTTGGTTCAACCCATCGCCAATGGCGCTTTCGTTTTGAGTCTCGACACCGATTTCGACGGCTGCATGCATCTGATTCGTGAGGTAACCTCCGAATTACCCATTTATTTAGCGAATTCGTTGAATAGTTTGAGACTAGAGGGTCAAAAAACCGCTGCTATTGAGATCTTGCAACAGTTTGATTGGGAAGTACCCGATTGGGTCATAGTTCCGGGAGGAAATCTCggaaatatatatgcattttacaAAGGGTTCCATATGTGTAAAGAATTAGGCCTTGTTGATAGGATTCCCAGGCTTGTTTGTGCTCAAGCGGCGAATGCGAACCCGCTTTACTTGCACTACAAGTCAGGGTGGAAAGAATTCAAGTCCATAAAGGCTAACACCACCTTTGCGTCCGCCATTCAAATTGGTGATCCAGTTTCGATCGATAGAGCAGTGTATGCGCTCAAGAATTCGAACGGGATTGTGGAGGAGGCGACAGAGGAGGAGTTGATGGACGCAATGGCGCAGGCAGATTCGACCGGGATGTTTATATGTCCTCATACTGGGGTGGCTTTGACGGCCTTGATTAAGCTTAGGAAGAGTGGGGTGATAGGGCCGACCGATCGGACCGTGGTGGTGAGCACGGCGCATGGGTTGAAGTTTACACAGTCGAAGATTGATTATCACTCCAAGGATATCAAGGACATAGCTTGCAGGTTTGCCAACCCACCCGTTCATGTTAAGGCGGATTTCGGCTCAGTTATGGATGTTTTGAAGAAGTATCTTCTGAGTAAGGCGCCCAAGTATTAG